The Takifugu rubripes chromosome 16, fTakRub1.2, whole genome shotgun sequence genome contains the following window.
CCTCTTTCTGTGAAGACTAATTCTACCGCTTCCTTATTGAGGCTTTTATACTCACTCTCATGTCTCCCAGCACGGGAAGATGAAGTTACCTGCAAATGTGTTGCCCTGGTTTCAAAGTCTGGCTCCTTGTGGCAGGCCAAAGGTTGTAATGTTGTGTCTGTCAGCACTGGGTGGGGGCTGTTTCATTATCTCACATTACTGCTTCAGCTCCTGCTCTTTCAGGCTGGTTTTGATTTTCCTAAATGTTTGCCTCATTCAGTTGTGACATGGAAATTTAAATGGGAAACACACTTATTTCCAGTATACCTGCGATCTCATCATCGTTGGTTTATTTATGACATCATCTGCGACAAACCAATGATTTTCTATCCAGATACTGATATTAGTGTAATAAATACAGACACAAATGTTGTCTTTGGCAAAAATGTGGACagtataaatgtgtttaaagttaATGACAGAGAGgtcattttctattttatttccctgtttagcctttttaaaaaaaaattgagtcAATactcttgattttgtttttctggaacAAAGGTCATGTGTTCTCAAATACATGAACGCTTCACGCAGAAGGTTGCATGAACCTTTGGCCTGTGACTACTGAACAGCATGAATCACACTCACGAAGAACTGAAACCAGGTTTATCACTGCCTGGTAGATGTGTTGGATTGTTTCTGAAGTGCGCACAAGCAAGCACACATCCTTGTAGTTCTatccttgtgaggactttcatagtgCCCACATAGTCCCGAGCTCCTAGCCCTGACAGCGCAACtaacctcctaaccctgacctgaactaaattctaacctcaaccttaaaaccaggtcttaaccctTAACAGCGAATaactgtggggggagggggcgtgaggaccagtcaaaatgtcctcgcttcccaaaaatgtccccagtttgctagtaaaatgaggacacacaccaaacacatttCAATCATGGCCGTTTAATACGAGTACCTGTCCACAAGGCCAAGGTGGACCAGCCACGAGGGAGACGATGTCTTCTGCTCCGCCTCAGAAACCTGCTTAATTCGGATGGCTCATTGTTCCCGATGGACCTTTCGCCCCTTTACAGATGTCCATGACAGCTCATGGATCAGGATTACAACAGAAGTGGACTCAAGATAAGTTAATCAGGCAGAAGACGGCAGAGTGACATTACATAAGGACCgcagcagcacggagcaggCAGCAAAACAGGACAGTGGTGTTTAAAAAGCAGCGAGACGACAGTAAGAAGTCACAGTGACCACGACTCAACGTTCGTCCTGTTTGCTGTGATCTGCTGCCACATCCAGACCTGATCAGCAAATACTCAACTGGTAAATGACCAGTTTTCGTTTGAGGTGATGTGAAGAATAATAGAAAAATCGGATTTTATTGATGCGGATCaataaacaacataaaaaaaaggatAGACGCACATCATTTCATGACATCACATCTGAGCTCAGGTCAAAGTTCACTCTGTGAAACGGATCAAGTGTCCCGCATCAGCTACCATGAAAACTCTGTGCTATCAATGAGGTTCACTGGTAGTTTGTCTCATCGTGAGGGCCCCCACAGCTCTCAGCACGTCCGCAGAGGTCCGAAGAGGCTCAGCGCCAGGTTGACTGTTAGCAAATGACTTTTGAGTCTGTTTTACCATAAATTATACATTTATTGATGCAAAATTTGTCTTTTTAGGGatacagaggaagaaaagaggataGTCAGCCTTTCGCTTTGCAGCAAGATGAGCCAGCCGAGCAGTTATTTCAACTGATGGACTAGAttcagaattttttttcttgttattaGACGAGAGGAAAGTGTTTAGAACTGACGGCCCTGCGTCTTCCTGCGTCGGACCTTTTTGATAACCGGTTCCAGTATGTTCAGGAAAGACAACAAAGGGTCAAAGGTTTTTGTTCATTGACTAAACTTGCAACAAGAGATTCAACAAAAGCATGTAGAATTTTAACTTGACTaactttaattttttaaaaaaatcatacgTATAAAGCAAGCTCTTCTTTGTGTTAAACCCAACAAGTTATTTTTATTACGGCTATCGTCTGGCTTATCTAAATACCCAGTTAAATCCGTGCATTAACACCACACTTTTGTGTCTAATGCTACCCACTATAGTTTCCAAGGTGTATTTGTAAACTAATAATTTAAACAGGAATGTGCTTTAAAACTAAATAAGTAAAATAAACCACGTGATACTGAACATTTCTTTACCTTTTTAATCTTAAAAGTTAAAGAAAgtgaaatacaaaaaaacattgaaactgAAATTTGCCCTTTCTTTATTGGGCATGGCagataaatatttataaaatccctttgaattaaatattcaggatttttttttgaaTGATGGTCGCGCCGTTTTTAACAGTGCTATTTAGTGACACCTACTGGTAAAAACAGAAATTACACGCGTGGCCGCCCTGATACATGAAcgggtcatttttattttttcggTGATGAAGAACTCCTCTATTCTTTTAGATTTAGTTTGCTTCttttatgtattatttattatttttctttttagtggGCATCTCTTCTGGCTGAAGACCTCTTTGTGTGTTCCACTATCCACAAAACACCAAGTCATCAAGTAACTATTTTAACCATGATGCTGATGCTTCCATTTTTCTGAGCTGTacatgtgagacacacacacacacacacacgaatacaCTATGAAGCAGTAAATAACACGATGTATTTTATTGATCTTACCAACCAATTTacagaaaatgtcatttttaaacgCTGCTCAAATGCAGCATTTACATTCATATGTAACCACACGTGTTGCATTTGTTTTGATAAATATGGTTATAGAACAAATTGTCCATACTCCATCCTAAAACATGATTTAAGCAGCAATGTCATTTCCTATGAACTTCACACTTGGAATACAAACGGAATGTCCATCTCAAGACTTTTGTCACTAATTGTCACGTAGGTATTAACCTCCACGGAGGTTAAGAAATCATAAACAATACTGTTGACCAGTTCCGTGGCAATTACGAGATTGTCTATGATCTTCTCACATGCACTGTTGACATCTTCCATAGTTAGATCTGCAAACTGCTCAACAAAAAGCTTCAAGAAGAGTATAAATTCGGCATATTGTTCGTTGATGCTGGCCAAGGCAACATCAAAATAGTCAGTCTCAATTAAGTCAACAAGCTCCTGGGTTTTTTCAACAACATGTTTGAAGGTCTCGCCAAATTCCACTAACATGGTGTCAAGACTCTCCATCTTTTTCACAAAGTCCACCATTTTCTCAAACGCGATGGCCATGTCTTTTTTGACCGTTATCAAAAACTGGTTTGAAGCGAGTGCGTCGCCAACTGGCATTTTCAGGTTGACATTCATGATCATTTCAACAAAGGCATAATAGCAAAACTGCATATTAATGTATAGATTCTGAATGATCTTTTCCAGCATTACAGCAATGCTGCCGGTCACCTTTTTCAGCACCTCGGGGATGGTGGTGAGCTCGTCAGAACCAGGCAGCTTGAATTTGGTTTCTCTTAAGACCTTGACGGCAGCGTCGATGGAAGCTTGGACAGCTTTCTGGTACTGGACGACGGTGTTCCTGAAGAGGATTGACAGTTGGCTCGTTCGAGGGGTGTAGTTCACCATATGATCGTAGACCTCTCTGACGGCGGTGTCGGCGGCCGTCTTCAACTCTTCCACGAGCCTCTTGACCTGATACTTCTCAGCCAACAGtgtgacagcagacaggatgGAGGGGATTCTCGTCTTCAGCTCAAACAACACGGTTGTGGGCACCTCCATGTTGTAAACGATCTGCAGTCTCACCCTTTTGCCATCTTTCATTGTTGATCTGATGCCTAAAATGTCGACATCGACCTCCGGAGCGGACTGTTGAGAAAAACATTCAATATTCACTTTCCCTTCATTTTCAtgatttctctcatttttgGTTGAATCAGAAAATGACATTGAAGATACTCACGAGATAACGACCATAGACTCTCACGGTCTTCTGGGATGGAACTCCGTTATTAACCTGAAGGCCGAGGAAGCCAGTGGTGGGGGAGGACACGGAGGCACTGATACCATCTCTACTGCCAGCATAACGGAGGCTCACGTCAGAGAATGAGGGGCTGGCGATGCCCACGTTTATAGTGTGTTGGGAGGAACTGGAAAAAACGAAAGCATTTGAAATCTGTTCACGTATGGATCGATGTAGGACCCCATTCAGGAAGTGCTGGAGAGCACATTTTACCTCAGGGCTTGGTTGAAGTCCACGCTCAGCTCAGAGTGTGTCAGGATGACCTTACTGATCAGGTTCTGAGCTTCATTTTCAAAGTTTGCCGTGGaagaaactacaaaaaaaagtAATATTAAGTAAATTTTTGTCACCAATGGGAGATGTATTGAAGTGCACACACTCACCATCCATTAAATAATCCAGGAATTTGATATCAGAGCTTCCAGTGGACTTCAGGGTGACTTTGAAGACCGGAGCGTTGCCTTCAGCCACAGCTTCCAGGATTGTGGTGTAAACTGGGCTGGCAAACCTCATGCTGGTAGACGCCTTCTGCCCTCTGGATGCCAGGTCAGCAACAGTTTTCATGAGGAAGGTGAAGTCACCCATGCTACTCGGTTGACCAATATCGATCTCGATGTCGGCGGTGAGGAGCGAGGCACGGATGAAATGGATTTTAGCCTTGGCCAAATGGATGCCATTGGTCTTCATATTGAGCAGGTTTGCCTCGTTGTTACTAATATAATCCAGCATCACAGACAAGTGGCCAAGGGAGACTTCCACACCAAGATTCTCATTCACATCCATGCTGATGATTTTGGTGGGGCCTTGGTGAAGCTTGCCATCTGCAGTGATCTTAGAAGTGGCTTGCAAGCCCATATCATTCAAAGAGAGGTCCAGCACATTGTCAAGGACTCCAAACAGTACATAGTCTTCAAGTACTGTAGCGTTTAGGCTCGCCCTTGTAGCTGACTCCATGGAAACACGGTCAAGGGTTCCTTCCAGCTTCAAGCTATAGTGAGCATTGGCCTTTCCAACTGCCTTGATCACTGGGATGTTGAAATCTCCTTTAATGGTGAAAGTGGAGAGAGTATTTGCTTTGGTTCTGGTGTCTGCAACAAAATTTTGGGTGCCTTCGAGACTGAGTACAGGCAAGGCAATTTTTGCAACCGTAGTGACAGAGGCAGTGGTGTCGAAGGTCTCGGTGTTCACGCTGAAGGTGCCTTCATGAGTCCCTTCAATGTGATTATTTTCAAGGGAAACTGAATTGGCCAACATGAGTCCTCTCTTGGTGCTCAGACTACTGGTGCCATCAAGTTTGCCGTTTAGAAAGTCAAAACCAGAAGACGTGGTGCCTCTCAGGCGGATGATGAGGTCATCCTTGGTGTACATCGCAGCGATGACGTTGAGATTAACGATGGCAGACTTGAAGGACAGCTCTGTGGTGAGGTCACCAACAGACGGTATCTGAATCACGCCCATCACATCAGCCAGAGGGGCTTCCTGGCTTTTCTGGTATACAACCTTGGCATCTATGTTCACCACCTGCTCAGTGGTTCCCAAAATATTCCTCAGTCCGGTCTGCTCAAACACATTCAGATCGGACACAGATGGGGTACGGAAGTCAACGAAAGGCAAGTCAAAATTAGGAATGTTAATGGGGGTTCTCAGGAAGTCAAGATCAGCCTCGCTTTCCATAACTACAAAGACGCCGGCCTGATTTTCATTATTGTCAACGGTGAAGTTGTAGAAAGCTTTGTACTGGTTTAGACTCAGCAGAGCTAGAGTGTTCACCTGCTGGTTGCCAGGTTTGAAAATGGCTGTGTAATCATTCTGCAGGTCCACCTTAGTGGCCACATTCTCGAAAGCCCTGAACTTGgcatttcctttgttttggaATTCAAAGACCAACTCAAAAGGCTGTAGTGCAAAATTGAGTTCGTTGGAAAGGAATCCGGTGAAGTCGCCAATGAGTTCTGTGTGATGACTTGCTTTTATATCGACCTTCATATCATAAATTCTACCTTGGCCAGAAACCTCCAAAAGACTGTTCTTGATGATGGGTCCGTCTGCCTGGTTACGGATGTTAAACTTGAAGTATCGGAGGGTTCCCAATTCAGCAGAAACTTGTTGTTTCATATTTAGGAGAGTGGAATCTGTATCACCAGAGAAAGTTACAGTGACAACACTGGGAGTCAGTGACAAATGCAAGGTACTCTTGTGGCCACCGTTGTGAGCATTGAACTTGCCCTTGGCTAAATTGTCCACTGTCAGACGCACACTGTGTGCGTTCTGACGAACAATTGTCTTTTGAGTTACAACCACCTCGTTTCTGACGTCAAACAGAGGAAGGTTCAGCAAATGGTCGTAGCTGGTCTCCAGAGACCCCGACATTCCTTCTTCCATAGCAATAAAGGCTGTGTTCATGAAAACACCGGAGTATGGTGAGGTATTGACCTTCACAGAAGTTTTGGCTTGGGCCTGAGCGGATAGACCATAGAGAGACACAGATGCTTGATGGTCAACACCAAGAACTTGATTATTCAACTTCAACATCTCTGCCAAGACGATGCGACTCATTTTGGGGATGGCGATGCGAGCAGATGTGTCAAGTTTGTAATTTAGAAGATCAAAAGTCTGGGATGTAGCCTGGGATGTTAGGAATGCTGTGAATGAAGGTGTTGTTTCACTCTCCGTTGTGTTCTGGAACTCAGCAGCTGTCTTGACACTGTAGATGGGAGTCTGGACTTTGAATTCACCGTAGAGTTTGCCAAAGCAAGGAAGCAGGATCTCATGAGGAATTGTGGGGAACTTCATTTCAGGAACCTGAAGAGACTTGACAAGTTTTTCTACTGGAAATGGCGGGATGATTGGAAAAAAGAATTCAGGAGGAGGGATTTCAGGGAAGGATACTGCAGGCATGGGGGGAAGAAAATTCATGGTCAGGTCTCCAAAGAAAGCATCCATGTCAGGCATTCCAATCTCAAAGTTCACAAAGAAGTCAATAATTTGAATTAATGTGTTCCTGATGTCATCGATGGAAACTGTTGTGGCCTCCACTGTGTAGTAGTTCAGAATTGTGAATGTAGGAATGTCCAGCTGTGCCGGGATTTCAAGTTCTCCAAGCTCACCCATGCTAAACTTCCACGAGGGCAAAACAAGATCAGTGAAGGGGACGATGAAGGACGGCACGTTCACCTCGCCTTTCCTCACTTCAGCACTGATCCCACTAATGATTTGCTGGATCTCCCTGGTGAGTTTTTGACGAGGGATCATCATAAACTCAAGATTAATCTTGATCGCATCAGTGATGAATTCTATGAAATCCCGATAGAAATTGCTAACAGTCTTGAGCAAAATGGGAATTGTACTTTTGGCATCAAAGGCTGCGATTTTCTGTTTTGCAAGCTCAGCAAAGTTACGAAGGTTCTCAAACACCAGCTGGTCCATGAGATCCTTCACAGACATAACAATCTCTGCCACTTTGATTTCTTGTAAGCGTTCCACAATAACCCTCCAGGAGAGCAAGACTTGGTTGACAAAATTCCTTGTTGCTTCAAGTTTCTGGGGGATTTGCAGAGTCCTGATCAGGTTGTTGACGTAATTTGTATATTCATAAATAAATTCATTAGCATATCTGACGAAGTCGTTGTATTGCACAGACTTAAGTGTATCCACAGTAGCTTCAATATTCTGATTCAACTTCTGAATGATATATTTCATTTCAGTCGATTTCAAATAGTTGATCATGTGCCTGAAGGCGTCCATAAAACTGCCGGGAATGTTAGCATCCTTCACCATCCTCAATACAGTTCTCATTGTTTCTTCAATTTGGTACTGCTTGATGAGCTCCACTGCACTTTGTAAGATAACTTGAACTTTTTTGTCAGCTTCAAACTTCACAATCATTTCTCTTATTTGGCCATATCCTGTTGAGATTTTACCAATGATGTTGAACTCCTCGACAATTCCGAGGAAATAATCTCTTACATTAATAAAAGTCTTAAATGGAAGGCTATCAATCATTTCATCAGTCATAAGATGGAAAAGAGCGAACACTAAGTTAGCCATTTGTCGACATACTCGAGCATTTTCCTCACTTCCAACGTTTTCAACAAGGTGCTTCAAATCGTTCAAGAATATGCTAAAGCTACGCTTGAAATCATACCTGGCATCAATATTGTAGAGGAATTGCATTCTGGTTCCCTTGAACTGTTCCAAGTCAATGTCCTGAATCATCTTTATCATGGTATCAAGTGCAGATAATATCTTAGCTTGGATGTCGTACTTCTCGTTAATGACATTCAGGACTTCACCAATCTTCAGAATAATGGTTTCAGGGATAGCACGACTGGCAAGATCCTTCAGCATAGAAGCAAAATTCTGGATTTCCAACTTAATATCTACGTACACCTTCTCAACAGTGGCCTGCAGCTTTCTCAAAAAGGCTTCCATATCCTCCGTGGAGAACGTGTACTTTTGAGGAAACTGATCAAAGATATGGCTCATCTGAGCCAGCAAGCCCCCAATGTTGATTTGAGAAATGAAACCAGTTAATTGGTCTGGAAGAGCCTCTAGTTTGGCTAATATGTCCGTATTGTTGATGCAATCTTGCAGAGCCTCTGCAATACTCACAAATAAGCCCTTGATAGTTTCCAAGAAGACAGGAAGGTTTTCCATCAGAGGTAGCTGAATCACATGGCTGTTTGTGTTCTTGTCATACTTGACAAAGCCCGAGATGGCAAATTCCTGGTTTTCGGTAGATTCCATGTTGAAAACATCTGTAAAGATGACGCTGGAAGCCTCAATTCCCGCTCTCTCTGCCATGTTGTAAACACTGAAGTGCTGAACAAAAGCATGCTCGTTCACTTTAGTTTTCATTCTGATGTTGGTCTTCTGTTCTTGAAGAGACACAGCATTATCAATTTTGTTGTCAAATGTGGTCTCAAGGGCAAATCCGTTGTCTAGTTGCTGAGATAGTGATGCTCTACATTCATGTGTGCTTGCAAAAGCCAAAGGTTGTGCTTTCATCAGAAACTTGCTATAGAGCTGGCCACTGTGCTTGCCATACATCGTCACATCTCCATCGGCATTGATAATGGCATCGAGGTTGATATCAAAAGGCACAGCGCTGCAGCGGATGGTGTGGTCGTACTGCATCGGCTGGGAGTGGAAGCGGAAATCACTGGTGATCTTGGCAGCAAGACCAATCACATCGAGCTCGTTGGTGTGGGTTATGTGAGTTCCAAAGAGTTTCCCGGTGGTGCTGCACTTAAAGTTACCAGTCATGTCAGCGTAACTGACCTGATACACGTGCTTGATTTCTTCCAGGTCATAGCCGGCTTTCACAAAGCCCATCAGATCCATTTTGTTTGGCTCTACCTTCAGCTGAGCCTCATTAATAAAATGAATCATCCAAATGCTTAGTTTGTTGGCAAAAGCTGCAGATGCGGAGTAAGGTTTCATGTTGAGCCTGACGTTATGAGCATAGACGGGAATCTTACGTGCAGTGATTTCTGCCATTGAGCTGAAATCAAGACTGGTGAGCGTAATGGTGAGATTGTTGACATTATCAAACTTCTTGTCATCCATTTCGGCCATGTTGGTGATGGACAGAGTAGCCCTTGAAGCATCAAACCCAGCATCGAAGGCGTTCTCCAGTGCCAGGGGGCTGAGCAGCTTGTTTGTTCCTTTTATCAGCAGACCATCCTTGTTCATCTTTACAGTAGCTTTGTGAGTGGCCTCGTTCTCTGAGACCTTGACAATGCCGTCGCTGTTTACAACCAGACCATTTACATCAAGACCAGCAGAAATGAGATGATA
Protein-coding sequences here:
- the apobb.1 gene encoding apolipoprotein Bb, tandem duplicate 1; amino-acid sequence: MGDPKLCLLLLLSTSALALAQDDQPTCLLARRYKTLHRYQYRYEAQSLNGINGASTVKNGPGASCMVEIEVPQACSFIVHTTGCQLNEVIDVDLEGNHVFGPAPTSDVFAADMERYPLKVVVDGMYDVKLYPEEGETTTTLNIKRGIISALAVPLLEEEMNKEMPTIHGKCQTQYIVNSRGSIATDISLNRDLSECDQFVPIRDHTSPLALISGMHYPLAQLIRSSQSCNYKFDDKKKHMTSVSCTEKHILVPFSYNKEYGVTSVGTQELILVKVSPHNDRIFYHSGIEKGLHMEAVEGKSTVQNKDAALSLLRELAELDQTNGEKRAHLFHRLITVVRGLRAETLRSAIPEAIAVSRVLTYQVLAQCGTPECSSAIMQILRTFDGSSLEVDAGVFAMGFMSNPSALLISDMLEMAKYKRSKPIMYALSNVVKRFYNAEEKLIPEIHSVAEFMAAQLGDCTGDKDNTFMTLRVIGNMAPAVIPASPALRIAVLECVNHPAVDPLVQQAAIQAYRLTLVPEEARGALLRVLMDSSSPVQKRVAAYLMLMKDFRPTELGPLLSVLGTEENPQFRSYVESHLSNIVSSTEPEKKELRHKIRNLLLVNEISPIIHPTKFSRNYKMGSVEGNMIFEGDSFLPKEVMLEMTLKAFGFDIDMLEIGIDGKGFEPTVEALFGKNGFFPDTTMKTMYYMSDNMPQRISEILKNVMPTQKRDRINAQNFMRDIGENVNKLVSELKMAQSPEAMVYLRLLGNELGYLTTTDMEGVANTAAVMVGSMFKMFQTDLIKALMTKTDNTIFAHYIFMDNEFFLPTVTGMPLRIALSGTFTPGIKGGLKITRDMGEVSFLPSAGVEFVTHVGAHIPEYVNSGLEMYTNIFHESGLRAKISMEQNGVKLTVPAPSNPTKLFKITNNMVALTGSQMTTMSPMVMDMVVNNKCTPVFAGMRSCTSMEYVDASSHESAPYFPFTGDSKFVMELHPTGEVTEYTATIGYELLREGDDGRHKVDSVKFVLRAEGVDPTEARAVMKYNRKKNVVTADIQIPDYDVEAGVRMGVIDGNTKGKGTHSITLDFVNKNIPQLSLVARANLKATKKGMLQVQLLVPSVDVDATLTAKMERGQELELELQSEVKVMDVTSEQKISLKYEDSKIKAEFKSDMNTDTSNFPTSEMFEKYGNEILDLQVGETDVKVRHVFKNFAEAANNYMEKNGAYFPYIQHFRVPDMPEISLPETLFINTESEAVYHFNNERYTFTIPLPFGGKSADELRFPPFLSTPKVSLPEFGLEIVSMEVPIPRFVVPKMVTLSIPLFGKAEVSALLKSNLYDIEASVSAGKEFENTPSYAAKFDVKGTSPLDILSVKLEGSGMLATADSIKVQLQSSVVHKFVEATFVITEDVSVRDKIYLRSEHKVEAKSPLGLNFNVEHNCQTGIRTGQLTAENYVKGVIMTGPMYGEASLDQSFTISPFARETMITSNLQLDSNIMQASNTFTATIAKGEMSVVSNTKAFNDVLMHFAELSYKDNKLSFKHDANAVALGMKIRNQAEASAGAGEISMKMETDADHFENRAYHLISAGLDVNGLVVNSDGIVKVSENEATHKATVKMNKDGLLIKGTNKLLSPLALENAFDAGFDASRATLSITNMAEMDDKKFDNVNNLTITLTSLDFSSMAEITARKIPVYAHNVRLNMKPYSASAAFANKLSIWMIHFINEAQLKVEPNKMDLMGFVKAGYDLEEIKHVYQVSYADMTGNFKCSTTGKLFGTHITHTNELDVIGLAAKITSDFRFHSQPMQYDHTIRCSAVPFDINLDAIINADGDVTMYGKHSGQLYSKFLMKAQPLAFASTHECRASLSQQLDNGFALETTFDNKIDNAVSLQEQKTNIRMKTKVNEHAFVQHFSVYNMAERAGIEASSVIFTDVFNMESTENQEFAISGFVKYDKNTNSHVIQLPLMENLPVFLETIKGLFVSIAEALQDCINNTDILAKLEALPDQLTGFISQINIGGLLAQMSHIFDQFPQKYTFSTEDMEAFLRKLQATVEKVYVDIKLEIQNFASMLKDLASRAIPETIILKIGEVLNVINEKYDIQAKILSALDTMIKMIQDIDLEQFKGTRMQFLYNIDARYDFKRSFSIFLNDLKHLVENVGSEENARVCRQMANLVFALFHLMTDEMIDSLPFKTFINVRDYFLGIVEEFNIIGKISTGYGQIREMIVKFEADKKVQVILQSAVELIKQYQIEETMRTVLRMVKDANIPGSFMDAFRHMINYLKSTEMKYIIQKLNQNIEATVDTLKSVQYNDFVRYANEFIYEYTNYVNNLIRTLQIPQKLEATRNFVNQVLLSWRVIVERLQEIKVAEIVMSVKDLMDQLVFENLRNFAELAKQKIAAFDAKSTIPILLKTVSNFYRDFIEFITDAIKINLEFMMIPRQKLTREIQQIISGISAEVRKGEVNVPSFIVPFTDLVLPSWKFSMGELGELEIPAQLDIPTFTILNYYTVEATTVSIDDIRNTLIQIIDFFVNFEIGMPDMDAFFGDLTMNFLPPMPAVSFPEIPPPEFFFPIIPPFPVEKLVKSLQVPEMKFPTIPHEILLPCFGKLYGEFKVQTPIYSVKTAAEFQNTTESETTPSFTAFLTSQATSQTFDLLNYKLDTSARIAIPKMSRIVLAEMLKLNNQVLGVDHQASVSLYGLSAQAQAKTSVKVNTSPYSGVFMNTAFIAMEEGMSGSLETSYDHLLNLPLFDVRNEVVVTQKTIVRQNAHSVRLTVDNLAKGKFNAHNGGHKSTLHLSLTPSVVTVTFSGDTDSTLLNMKQQVSAELGTLRYFKFNIRNQADGPIIKNSLLEVSGQGRIYDMKVDIKASHHTELIGDFTGFLSNELNFALQPFELVFEFQNKGNAKFRAFENVATKVDLQNDYTAIFKPGNQQVNTLALLSLNQYKAFYNFTVDNNENQAGVFVVMESEADLDFLRTPINIPNFDLPFVDFRTPSVSDLNVFEQTGLRNILGTTEQVVNIDAKVVYQKSQEAPLADVMGVIQIPSVGDLTTELSFKSAIVNLNVIAAMYTKDDLIIRLRGTTSSGFDFLNGKLDGTSSLSTKRGLMLANSVSLENNHIEGTHEGTFSVNTETFDTTASVTTVAKIALPVLSLEGTQNFVADTRTKANTLSTFTIKGDFNIPVIKAVGKANAHYSLKLEGTLDRVSMESATRASLNATVLEDYVLFGVLDNVLDLSLNDMGLQATSKITADGKLHQGPTKIISMDVNENLGVEVSLGHLSVMLDYISNNEANLLNMKTNGIHLAKAKIHFIRASLLTADIEIDIGQPSSMGDFTFLMKTVADLASRGQKASTSMRFASPVYTTILEAVAEGNAPVFKVTLKSTGSSDIKFLDYLMDVSSTANFENEAQNLISKVILTHSELSVDFNQALSSSQHTINVGIASPSFSDVSLRYAGSRDGISASVSSPTTGFLGLQVNNGVPSQKTVRVYGRYLSAPEVDVDILGIRSTMKDGKRVRLQIVYNMEVPTTVLFELKTRIPSILSAVTLLAEKYQVKRLVEELKTAADTAVREVYDHMVNYTPRTSQLSILFRNTVVQYQKAVQASIDAAVKVLRETKFKLPGSDELTTIPEVLKKVTGSIAVMLEKIIQNLYINMQFCYYAFVEMIMNVNLKMPVGDALASNQFLITVKKDMAIAFEKMVDFVKKMESLDTMLVEFGETFKHVVEKTQELVDLIETDYFDVALASINEQYAEFILFLKLFVEQFADLTMEDVNSACEKIIDNLVIATELVNSIVYDFLTSVEVNTYVTISDKSLEMDIPFVFQV